A window of Halopseudomonas sabulinigri genomic DNA:
GGTGTTGGAGTTGCCGGCAAACTGCTTCTCCAGAATCTCGTTCAGCTCCTTCAGCGCTGAAGGCTGAACGGTGTTCAGCGAGGCCACCCGCAGCAACACATCCAAACGCACCTTGTGGTCGAAATAGCCTACCACCTCCGCGGCCATATCCGGGTCGAGGTAGGCCACCACAATCGCCTGGATCTGCGGGTGCTCGTAACGAATGACATCGGCAACGGCGCGCGGCTCCATCCACTTCAGGCTGTCCAGCCCGGAGGTGCTGCCGCCGAGCAGAATGCGATCAACCAGGCTGTTGGCTTTGTCTTCGCCCAGCGCCTGGGTCAGCATGGTCCGAATATAGCCGTCGGCACCCACGCCGAGGCCGGTCTGATCGCCGACCACTTCGATGAAGTCGCCCATGACCTCCTGTACCTGCTCACGATGCACCGTGCGCAGCCCGGCCATGGCACTGCCGACGCGCTGCACTTCCTTTGGCCCCATGTGCTTGAGAATGGCGGCAGCGTCTGACTCACCCAGGCTGAGCAAAAAAATGGCGGCCTTGTCCAGACGGGACAGTTTCGGCGGGCGCTTGCTGGCTTCTTCACTCATCGGCGTTAATCCACTCTTTTACGACTTGCGCCACGCGACCAGGATCTTCGGCTAACAGGCCCTTGATGGCGTTCAACTGCTGTTCATAACCGGCGCCCGGTGGCGGCAACAGCACCGGCGCTGAAGCCGGACCGGACAAGCTTACCTGATCAGGACTCAGCTCATCCTCCAGTCCGCCGCCAGCACCACCCGGCATGGAGGCTGGGTAGCCACCCTCGCCGCTGCCACGATTGGCTACCGTCAAATTTTTCAGTGCCGGGCGCAGTACCGCGAACACCAGAATCAGTACAAAAAGGATACCCAGAATCTGCTTGGCCACATCCCAGAACCAGGGCTGCTCCCAGAACGGAATGTCTGGCAGCGGCTCGGCAGCGGCTTGCGCAACAAAGGCGCTGTTGATCACGCTGACGCTGTCACCCCGACTAGCATCAAAACCGACGGCATCCTGCACCAGGCGGGTCAAGCGCGCAATCTCTGCCTCGCCCAGAGGGGTACGGGTGACCTCACCGGTTTCCGCGTTCACTTCTGACGGGTCGTCCACCACCACCGCAACAGACAGGCGGCGCAGGCGGCCCTGCTGCTGGCGCGTGTGACTGATCTGGCGGTCCAGTTCATAGTTACGGGTCGCCTGCTCACGGGTATCTTTCGGCACCACTGGCGCGGCGGCCTGGCCGGTGGCCGGGTCAATCGCCTGCTCAGGCGCCTGGCCGGCGGCCGGCGGCTGGTTGGACAGCGCACCGGGAATACCCACCGGGCCGGTACTGCCACTGCGCTGCTCACTGACTACCTGCTCGCTACGCAGCGCCGCTTCAGGGCTATACATTTCTGCGGTGGACTCGACCGCGCTGAAGTCCACGTCTGCCGAGACCTCGGCCTTGTAACGGCCTTCACCGAGCACTGGCTGCAGAATGTTGTGCACGCGACGGGTATAGGTGTCTTCTACGCGGCGAGTGTAATCGAACTGACGGCCGGCGACGGTCAGCTCATTCAGCTCGTTCTGATTGGACAACAGATTGCCGTTCTGGTCGACAACGGTCACGTCATCCTTGCCCAGTTCAGGCACACTGGTCGCCACCAGATTGACAATCGCCATCACCTGGGCAGGTTCCAGTCGACGGCCGGCATACATCTCCAGCAGCACCGAGGCGCTGGGCTTGCGCTCATCGCGCACAAATACGGTGGAGCGCGGAATCGCAATATGCACCCGCGCATTCTTGACGTTATACAGGCTGGAGATGGTCCGCGCCATTTCGCCTTCCAGGCCACGGCGGTAGCGGGTGGTTTCCATGAACTGGCTGGTACCCAGGCCCTGCTCACGATCGAGAATTTCAAAACCCAGATTGCCATCGGTCGGCGCGATACCCGCGCTGGCCAGGCGCATGCGCGCATCGGCAAGGTCTTCGGTACGAACCAGCAAGGCGCCGCTATTGGGCTCGACTTTATAATCAATACGGCTCTGCTGCAGCATGTCCACCACTTGGGCGGCGTCATAGCCTTCCATGCTGTTGTACAGCGGGCGATACTCGGCTTCCTGCGACCAGAGCACGACAGCAAAACCAATCGCCACACTGGCAGCCAGCCCCACCAGCAGTCCGAACTGCCTGAGCATCGGCAGCTGCGCCAGATTGTCCAGAAAGGTCAACCCCATCAGCGGCTTGCGATCAGCCTCCAATTGGCTCTGGGTAGCGGGGGTGTTGGCGGATTCCATGGGACTTTCCTCAGGCAGTCAGCAGCAATAGGTACAAGCTAGATGGGCATCTTCATGATGTCTTCATAGGCGCTCACCATCTTGTTACGTACCTGGGTGATGGCCTGAAAGGCAACTGACGACTTCTGTGAGGCAATCATCACTTCGGTCAGGTCGATGCCCTGATCGCCGCGCTCGTAACCGGTCTGCAGATTGCTGGTAGTCTGCTGCAGCTCGTTCACCCGATCAACGGCCTGTTTCAGCATATCGTCGAATGCCGGCGCGTTGACGTTCTTTTCGACTGGTGCCGCAGGCTGCGGTTTGCCCATGGCTTCCATCTGCATGGTGCGCATCTGCAACATCAAACGATTGAATTCAACACCCTGGGTCATACCTGCCTCCACGCCGTAAATTTTTTGACGGCTACTGTCGCTTTACAGGTACTTGAGCAAGATCGATGCCAACCTGAGTTTCAGGTCGAAGTATTGGCTAATGCGAGTGCCCAATGGCGCGCAGGGGATGACGCGCAAAGACACGGGGCAAGATGAACAGGGCATAAAACCTGCCTCTGCCCTGGGGCAAGCAAACCGGGAGTATACGGGCGGCTGACTTGATGGGAACGTGATGGGAACGTGATGAGAGGAGTGCGTGGCACTCCCCTCATTAGGCAACTCGACAAAAATGCTGCTGCCAGACATAACGGAGAAGCTCACACCCCGGCAAACAGGCTGGCCTCCACATCCAAGCCAGCATCACGCATCTGCGCCAGCTTGTAACGCAGCGTGCGTGGACTGATACCCAAACGATCCGCCGCTTCCTTGCGTTTGCCATGCTCGGCGCGCAGCACATCGATAATCAGCTGATACTCGCGTTGCTTGACCCCCGCGCCCAGCCCGCCCGAATTAGCGGGCTGAACCGCCGCAGGCGCTGGGTCGGCTACAACCGCACTGGCTACAGGCCTGACTGCACTGGCGGTCACAGCAGCACCCGGCGCCACCGACAAACACAGGTCATGTGGCAAGATCATGCCGCCTTGCTGCAATACCAGAGCGCGCTGTACTGCGTTGTCCAGCTCACGCACGTTGCCCGGCCAGGCGTGCGCCTGCAGGGCCTGTACCGCTTCGCCAGAGAACCGAATATTGTGCATATTCATCTTGCTGCTGTGCTTGGCCAGCAGCCGCTCGGCAATCGGCAGGATATCGCTCGGACGCTCGCGCAGCGCCTGCCACTGCAACGGGAACACCCCCAAGCGGTAGTACAGATCCTCGCGGAAACGTCCCGCCGCAACCTCAGCAGGCAGGTCGCGGTTGGTTGTGGCGATAACGCGGATATCCAGTTGAATCAACTTGCGCCCCCCCACCCGCTCGACTTCGCGCTCCTGCAAAACCCGCAACAACTTGGCCTGCAGGCTCAGTGGCATCTCGGAAATTTCATCCAGCAACAAGGTACCGCCGTTAGCCTGCTCAAACTTCCCAGCCTGCGCGGCAACTGCGCCAGTGAAAGCGCCTTTTTCATGCCCAAACAGCGTCGCTTCCAGCATATTCTCCGGGATGGCGGCACAATTAATGGCAATAAAGGGCTGCGTGGCACGCGGGGAATTCTGATGAATATAGCGCGCAAGCACCTCTTTACCAGTGCCTGACTCGCCCGACACCAGTACCGTCGAATCACTGGCGGCAACACGACGCGCCAGTTCCAGTAATTGCACACTGGCCGGCTCTACCGCGACCGGACCTTCACCGGGGCTGGCCTGCAGCTTGCCCTGCGCGTGTTGCGCCACCAGGTCGAGCAGCGCCTTGGGCGCGAACGGCTTGACCAGGTAATCAACCGCGCCATCGCGCATCGCCGTCACTGCCTGTTGCACTGTGCCATAGGCCGTCATCAGCAAGACCGGCAGATGGGGGTATTGGCAGCGCAGATTACGCAGCAAGGCGTGACCGTCCATGCCGGGCATGTTGACGTCACTGATGACCATGCTGACGCTTTCCTGACGCAGCAACCCAAGCGCGGTTTCCGCGTCGGCCGCCTGCACATAATCGTAGCCGCCCAACATCAGGGTATCGGCCAACGCCTCGCGTAGCGACTGGTCGTCCTCAACCAGCAGCACCCGTGTAGTGTGAGTATTCATACCGCCTCCCGCTCCTCGCCCGGCATGGCCCGCACCGGCAAGATAACTTCTGCACAGGTGCCCCAACCCGCCTTGCTGCGCAACGCGAACTGGCCGCCGTGGGCCTGCACCACTGATTTGACCACAGCCACACCCAGCCCGGTGCCCTGCGCACGGGTGGTATGGAAGGGCTCGCCAATACGGGCCAGTTGCTCGGGTGACATGCCGCGACCGGTATCCACCACGCTGATACTCAGCTGGTCTTCAATAAGCCGCATGCAGACCTTCAGGCTCGGCTGCGGCGCACCTGCCTGCAGGGCGTTGTCAATCAGGTTGATCACGGCACCGGCCAGGGTGTCGCGGTTGCAGCGCAGCATCACATCAGCAGACAGCAGGTACTCCCAACGGCACTGCCCACCCTTCTCGTCGATCAGGCTGTCGGCATGGCTCTGCAGCCATTCAAAGAAAATGGACGCCGGTAAGCGATCTTCGATCGGCAGGTCGCCCTTGGCGAACTGCAGCATGTCGCGAATCTGGTGTTCAATGCTGTGCAGCCGGCCTTGCAGGCGATCGGCAAAACGTACTCGATGCGCCGGCGCCAGTGCCTCGTTGTTAAGGTGCTCGGCATACAGCAGCGCGGCTGACAGCGGAGTACGAATCTGATGCGCCAGGGAGGCAACCATGCGACCCAGAGCCGACAGGCGCTCGTTACGCGCCAGCTGGCTTTGCAACTCACGGGTTTCAGTCAGGTCGTTAAGCAGAATCAGTTGGCCAGGCTCGCCAACGAGCGAACGCGTCGCCAGCGAAACGCGTCGACCGCTGCGCAGAGACACCTCATGGTAATCATCTTCGCGGGGCGCAAAACGATCCCGAATCAGGTCACGCCACAGCTCACCCTCGAGTGGCTCACCCAGCAATTCACGAGCGGCCGGATTGGCTTCCCGTACCACACCCCGTCCATCCAGCAGCACGACACCGCCGGGCAGCAAGTCCAGCACGTTCTGCAAACGTCCAGCCAGCCGCGCCTTTTCGGCCAGCTCATGCACCCGTTGTGCCTCGGCCTCTGCCAGCTGCCGCTTGAGCATGGACACCTGCTGCTCCAACAGGGCATGCGATTGCTCCAGCTGCGCAGACACATCACTGAAGCGCGCGTACGCCTGGGCCAGCGGCTCAGTCTGAGCAGCATCGGTTGGCGTTGCAGTCGGTGAAATGGGTTTTGCGGATACGGCCATCGGGATTCCCCTGGGTACTGAAACCTGTCGTCAGGGGAGATAAAGCAAGGGCTATGCCATAAGCAATAAAACCTTATTAAACATAGCCTTGTAGGGAAAAATGAAAATACGCGTCAGTCTTCTGACACATCAGTCCCGCGATTGAGACCGTACTTGCGCATCTTCTCAACCAGGGTGGTACGACGGATTTTGAGGCGTTCCGCCGCCCGCGCAACAACCCCGTTGGATTCATCCAGCGCCTGCTGAATCAGGGTTTGTTCCAGGCCAGCAAGGTACTCCTTGAGGTCCAACCCTTCTGGCGGAAGAAAGGCCGGGCTATCCAGGCCAATCAGGCCACTGAAGGCTTCGCCACGCTCATCTTCGTCTTCGCGCAGCTGGCGCAGATCATCCTGATCGTCTTCCACGTAGCGGAACTTGCGCGGCAGCTCGCCCACGCCGATAACGCCATGCGGATGCATGATCGCCATGCGCTCGACCAGATTGGCCAGCTCACGCACATTCCCAGGCCATTCGTGCTGACACAGCGACATGATTGCCGACGTGCTGAAACGAATTGATCCACGCTTCTCCTTTTCCATCCGCGTGATCAGCTCGTTAAGCAGCAGCGGCAGGTCTTCAATGCGCTCGCGCATGGCCGGCATATCAATCGGGAAAACGTTCAGACGGTAGAACAGATCCTCACGGAAACCACCCTGTTCAATCATCTGCTCAAGATTCTTGTGGGTCGCGGCGATCACGCGCACGTCAGCCGCCTGCACTTTGTTACTGCCCACCCGTTCAAAGGTCCGCTCTTGCAACACCCGCAGTAGCTTGACCTGCATTGGCAGCGGCATATCGCCAATCTCGTCGAGAAACAGGGTGCCACCCTGCGCCAACTCAAAGCGCCCGGCACGGCTGGTGATGGCGCCAGTAAAGGCGCCCTTCTCGTGACCGAACAGCTCGCTCTCAAGCAGTTCAGCGGGGATCGCACCACAATTCACCGGCACAAAAGGCGCATCTTTACGGCGGGAGTGATAATGCAGGTTGCGCGCAACCACCTCTTTGCCGGTACCCGACTCGCCTAGAATAAGTACGGTCGCCTCGGTATCAGCTACCTGCTGCATCATCTGGCGCACCGACTGAATCGATCGGCTGGTACCCACTAGACTACGGAACAGGTTAGGTTCGCGTTGACGCTGGCGGTTGGTATTCTCTTCAAAAACTTCGCGGTACACCTGCGCACGATGCAGTGCATCGAGCAGATGGTTGTAACTCAAAGGGGGTTCCAGCACCGCCAGCAGACGCTGCTTGAGGTGATCGGGCCAGCGGCTTGACTGCTCTGGGTCGAGCAGAATCACAGGCAGATTCTCGTCCCACTTATCCAACTGACCCAACAAAGCCGGCAAACCTTGCTCATGCTCGCAACGCCCGAGAATGACGCACTTGACCGCGTCCGGGGATGACACCTGTTCGGACGCTGCCGTCAACCAGTTCTGCGAGTCGCTGATGATCGCCTCTTCTCCCAGGAACCCGAGAATGACAGCCAGATCGTGGCGGTTTTGCGGAGAGTCGTCGATCGACAAAATATGACTGTTGGGCAGCATAGGCAGGGGAGCTTTCCTGTTGGCTCGCTGGGCTGGTCGTGGCGCTATGATGGCGCCGCGCCATACCCTGTTATCTTGGGCTTAAATGTAGTCAG
This region includes:
- a CDS encoding sigma-54-dependent transcriptional regulator yields the protein MNTHTTRVLLVEDDQSLREALADTLMLGGYDYVQAADAETALGLLRQESVSMVISDVNMPGMDGHALLRNLRCQYPHLPVLLMTAYGTVQQAVTAMRDGAVDYLVKPFAPKALLDLVAQHAQGKLQASPGEGPVAVEPASVQLLELARRVAASDSTVLVSGESGTGKEVLARYIHQNSPRATQPFIAINCAAIPENMLEATLFGHEKGAFTGAVAAQAGKFEQANGGTLLLDEISEMPLSLQAKLLRVLQEREVERVGGRKLIQLDIRVIATTNRDLPAEVAAGRFREDLYYRLGVFPLQWQALRERPSDILPIAERLLAKHSSKMNMHNIRFSGEAVQALQAHAWPGNVRELDNAVQRALVLQQGGMILPHDLCLSVAPGAAVTASAVRPVASAVVADPAPAAVQPANSGGLGAGVKQREYQLIIDVLRAEHGKRKEAADRLGISPRTLRYKLAQMRDAGLDVEASLFAGV
- the fliF gene encoding flagellar basal-body MS-ring/collar protein FliF, with amino-acid sequence MESANTPATQSQLEADRKPLMGLTFLDNLAQLPMLRQFGLLVGLAASVAIGFAVVLWSQEAEYRPLYNSMEGYDAAQVVDMLQQSRIDYKVEPNSGALLVRTEDLADARMRLASAGIAPTDGNLGFEILDREQGLGTSQFMETTRYRRGLEGEMARTISSLYNVKNARVHIAIPRSTVFVRDERKPSASVLLEMYAGRRLEPAQVMAIVNLVATSVPELGKDDVTVVDQNGNLLSNQNELNELTVAGRQFDYTRRVEDTYTRRVHNILQPVLGEGRYKAEVSADVDFSAVESTAEMYSPEAALRSEQVVSEQRSGSTGPVGIPGALSNQPPAAGQAPEQAIDPATGQAAAPVVPKDTREQATRNYELDRQISHTRQQQGRLRRLSVAVVVDDPSEVNAETGEVTRTPLGEAEIARLTRLVQDAVGFDASRGDSVSVINSAFVAQAAAEPLPDIPFWEQPWFWDVAKQILGILFVLILVFAVLRPALKNLTVANRGSGEGGYPASMPGGAGGGLEDELSPDQVSLSGPASAPVLLPPPGAGYEQQLNAIKGLLAEDPGRVAQVVKEWINADE
- a CDS encoding sigma-54 dependent transcriptional regulator, coding for MLPNSHILSIDDSPQNRHDLAVILGFLGEEAIISDSQNWLTAASEQVSSPDAVKCVILGRCEHEQGLPALLGQLDKWDENLPVILLDPEQSSRWPDHLKQRLLAVLEPPLSYNHLLDALHRAQVYREVFEENTNRQRQREPNLFRSLVGTSRSIQSVRQMMQQVADTEATVLILGESGTGKEVVARNLHYHSRRKDAPFVPVNCGAIPAELLESELFGHEKGAFTGAITSRAGRFELAQGGTLFLDEIGDMPLPMQVKLLRVLQERTFERVGSNKVQAADVRVIAATHKNLEQMIEQGGFREDLFYRLNVFPIDMPAMRERIEDLPLLLNELITRMEKEKRGSIRFSTSAIMSLCQHEWPGNVRELANLVERMAIMHPHGVIGVGELPRKFRYVEDDQDDLRQLREDEDERGEAFSGLIGLDSPAFLPPEGLDLKEYLAGLEQTLIQQALDESNGVVARAAERLKIRRTTLVEKMRKYGLNRGTDVSED
- the fliG gene encoding flagellar motor switch protein FliG, giving the protein MSEEASKRPPKLSRLDKAAIFLLSLGESDAAAILKHMGPKEVQRVGSAMAGLRTVHREQVQEVMGDFIEVVGDQTGLGVGADGYIRTMLTQALGEDKANSLVDRILLGGSTSGLDSLKWMEPRAVADVIRYEHPQIQAIVVAYLDPDMAAEVVGYFDHKVRLDVLLRVASLNTVQPSALKELNEILEKQFAGNSNTTRANMGGIKRTADIMNFLESSTESQLIEAIREMDEDLSSKIEDLMFVFDNLSEVDDRGIQALLREVSSEVLIVALKGADDDIKEKIFRNMSKRASELLQDDLEAKGPVRISEVEAAQKEILTIARRMADAGEIVLGGKGGEEMI
- the fliE gene encoding flagellar hook-basal body complex protein FliE, with the translated sequence MTQGVEFNRLMLQMRTMQMEAMGKPQPAAPVEKNVNAPAFDDMLKQAVDRVNELQQTTSNLQTGYERGDQGIDLTEVMIASQKSSVAFQAITQVRNKMVSAYEDIMKMPI
- a CDS encoding sensor histidine kinase, whose product is MAVSAKPISPTATPTDAAQTEPLAQAYARFSDVSAQLEQSHALLEQQVSMLKRQLAEAEAQRVHELAEKARLAGRLQNVLDLLPGGVVLLDGRGVVREANPAARELLGEPLEGELWRDLIRDRFAPREDDYHEVSLRSGRRVSLATRSLVGEPGQLILLNDLTETRELQSQLARNERLSALGRMVASLAHQIRTPLSAALLYAEHLNNEALAPAHRVRFADRLQGRLHSIEHQIRDMLQFAKGDLPIEDRLPASIFFEWLQSHADSLIDEKGGQCRWEYLLSADVMLRCNRDTLAGAVINLIDNALQAGAPQPSLKVCMRLIEDQLSISVVDTGRGMSPEQLARIGEPFHTTRAQGTGLGVAVVKSVVQAHGGQFALRSKAGWGTCAEVILPVRAMPGEEREAV